A single region of the Salarchaeum japonicum genome encodes:
- a CDS encoding AAA family ATPase: MDDLSEVSESDLRSVFERERYVAGDDVVTTALLALRLGKPLLVEGEPGAGKTELAKVLARGFDTDLVRLQCYEGLAAEEALYEWNYTKQLLDAQTGAESVFEEEYLLERPLLRALRSDGDRPPVLLVDEVDRADEAFEALLLEVLSDFQVSIPELGTVQADTPPVVVLTSNRTREVSDALKRRCLYLNLEPPSAARQREILERKVPELDSGVAADLCGVVQELRERPLRKPPGVAETLEWAEAFSVLGRDTVTAESVRETLSCVLKDADDVERFDDDALRDVLAAAGVNTGA, encoded by the coding sequence GTGGTGACGACGGCGTTGCTCGCGCTCCGACTCGGGAAGCCGCTGTTAGTCGAGGGCGAACCGGGCGCGGGGAAGACCGAACTCGCGAAGGTGCTCGCGCGCGGGTTCGACACCGACCTCGTGCGCCTCCAGTGCTACGAGGGCCTCGCGGCCGAGGAGGCGCTCTACGAGTGGAACTACACGAAACAACTCCTCGACGCGCAGACGGGCGCGGAGTCGGTGTTCGAGGAGGAGTACCTGCTCGAACGCCCGCTCCTCCGGGCGCTCCGGAGCGACGGCGACCGCCCGCCCGTCCTGCTCGTGGACGAGGTAGACCGGGCGGACGAGGCGTTCGAGGCGCTCCTGCTCGAAGTGCTGAGCGACTTCCAGGTGTCGATTCCCGAACTCGGCACGGTTCAGGCGGACACGCCGCCAGTCGTCGTGCTCACGTCGAACCGGACGCGGGAGGTGAGCGACGCGCTGAAGCGGCGGTGTCTCTACCTGAACCTCGAACCGCCGTCGGCGGCCCGCCAGCGCGAGATTCTGGAGCGCAAGGTTCCCGAACTCGATTCCGGGGTCGCGGCCGACCTCTGCGGGGTCGTGCAGGAACTCCGGGAGCGCCCGCTCCGCAAGCCCCCGGGCGTCGCGGAGACCCTGGAGTGGGCGGAGGCGTTCTCCGTGCTCGGCCGCGACACGGTCACCGCCGAGTCCGTGCGGGAGACGCTGTCCTGCGTGCTCAAGGACGCGGACGACGTGGAGCGGTTCGACGACGACGCGCTCCGGGACGTGCTCGCCGCCGCGGGCGTGAACACGGGGGCGTAG